In the Desulfitobacterium hafniense DCB-2 genome, GATGATTTCCCGATTTTCAACCGCCTTCTCCACCATTATGGCCGAATTGTGAGGCAGGATAAATTTCCAGACCGCTGCCACGATCAAAAGACCTAAGACTCCCCACCAAAAGTAACGGATCTTGCGCTCCAACAAAATCACCCCATAATCCTCAGAGTTACTCATCATCCCCTAAACAATATGGGGTTTTCTCCACATTTCCCTTCAATTCCTCTCTCGAATTCCAACAAGGTTTGTCGATTTTTCCCTTCTTAACGTTTTAATAATACTGTAGCAAATGGCAAACATAATGAACAAGAAGGGAAATCCACCCAGGATCGAGGCCATTTGCAGGGCATCCAACCCTCCATCCCCAAGCATCAGCAGCAGCCCCGCAGCAGCTCCCATTGCTATTCCCCAAAACAGCTTTAAGGGAATCCTGGGGTTTTCGTTCCCACCGCTGGAGAGCATACCCAGGACGATTGTGCAGGAATCAGCAGATACGACAAAGAAGGTAAAGATGACAAAGATCAATATGAGTGAAGTGATCTCCCGGAAGGGAAACTGTTCAAACAAGACGAATACCGCACTGGAAATATCCACATTAATAGCATTGGCCAAAATACCCTGGGACACTTGATTAAGTTCAAAGCTCAACGAAGTCCCTCCGAAAATGCCAAAAAAGATCATATCCAGAAGAGTTGGAGCGATCAAAGCGCCTAAGACGAATTCTTTGATCGTACGCCCTTTCGAAATCTTGGCGATGAACATGCCGACAAAGGGGGCCCAGGCAATCCACCAAGCCCAATAAAATATTGTCCAGCTGCCCAGCCAGCCGCTCTGTTCTATGGGATCCGTCCAGAGACTCATGGCAAAAAAGTTCTGAATATAAACCCCTGTACTGTTGACAAACATATCCATAATAAATTTCGTGGGACCGAACAAAAAGACAAAGAGCAGCAAGCCCCCGGTGGCGATTAAACTCAGATCCGAACCTATTTTTATTCCTTTCAGATTAGGAGTACAAGCCGAAATCAGATAACAGATAATGACGATGGCCAATATCCCTAAAAGCAGGGGAATACCTTGAGGAATGCCATAATTATAAGTAACTCCAGCCGCCAACTGCTTAGTACCCAGGCCGATGGTGGTTGTCATACCAAAAAGCGACGCCCAAAGGGTAATAATATCAATCAATTTGCCGATAGGGCCATAGATTCTATCCCCTAATAGTGGATAAAAGCAGCTGCTCAAGAGCATCGGCATCTTATTGCGGAAAATAATGACCCCCATGGCCAGCCCGA is a window encoding:
- a CDS encoding BCCT family transporter; this translates as METDTNSKNSKVLNRQPKTVNWALLGNIDPYVFIISALLAVGFLLWGVVDSEGLSHVSNTILDYIIQQWGWLFIVGILFFLLFCLYLAFSRYGDIKLGGQDTLPEYSTFSWFAMLFGCGMGVGLVFWSIAEPINHFLNPPAYVNALSPSQSAEWSLAISFFHWGLSAWASFVLIGLAMGVIIFRNKMPMLLSSCFYPLLGDRIYGPIGKLIDIITLWASLFGMTTTIGLGTKQLAAGVTYNYGIPQGIPLLLGILAIVIICYLISACTPNLKGIKIGSDLSLIATGGLLLFVFLFGPTKFIMDMFVNSTGVYIQNFFAMSLWTDPIEQSGWLGSWTIFYWAWWIAWAPFVGMFIAKISKGRTIKEFVLGALIAPTLLDMIFFGIFGGTSLSFELNQVSQGILANAINVDISSAVFVLFEQFPFREITSLILIFVIFTFFVVSADSCTIVLGMLSSGGNENPRIPLKLFWGIAMGAAAGLLLMLGDGGLDALQMASILGGFPFLFIMFAICYSIIKTLRREKSTNLVGIRERN